The genomic region TATACCACAAATTCTCACAAGTATTAGCTACAGGAAAAAGGACTCGATAGCTCAGCCAGGTTCAAGAGCACGAATGCGGGCAAAACAGTAGCTTCCATCACAAGTTCTTGAACGCGGACTCGTTGGGGAGCTTAGGCGTGAGCCTCTCCAGCAAGGCCTTGTTGGGGAAGTGGTCGGCGTCGACGAAGTAGAAGTTCCCGTCGGCCCTGAAGGTGACGAAAGGCCGGTTAGTCTCTGCGGGCCTGATGTCAGCAAACTTGATCGTCTTCTTCAGGGGTGTAGCCAGCCATGACATTATCTCCGCCTCGAAGCTATCTGAACCCTGCCTCCATCTCAGCTTGTGGATGTAGGGGCTCACGAACCAGTGCAGGGCTGCGGTTGTTGTGGCACTGAGGAAGATCACGGTGGATGCGACTCCTCCCTTGAGGATCACATTCATGTCGGGCGAAGTCATGAACGTTATGACAGGGCCTAGCGACACAGAGAGGCAGCAGGTGGACAGGGACAGAAGCTTCACTTTCTTGATGGTTGATGATATCGGTCCCTGATAAACCAGTCCATCATCTTTGTCCTCCTCCTTGATCTGCTTGGATTTGGGCCCAATGCTTATCTTGCCGCCACTGGGGTCAGTTTCTTTCACAGCAGTGGCTTGAGAAGCCCATCTTGTCTGGCTGTACAGAGAAGCCATTGAGCCAAAGCTGTTCCCTTTTGCAAGAGGGTTAGGCCTGCATGTTGAGAAATGCCTCCATGTTGCAGATCCAGGAACCTGAAAATCTGGCAAAGCAAAGGGCAATGAGCTATCCAACGGATACATGCAAGACAGTACATGCAAGACAGTACAAGATTCACTTTGGTTATCCAACAGATGCACTTTGACACAGTAAACCTGTTATAGCTACTTGCTTTTCATCTTCAATTCAGGGCGCTACACATCTCAAGGCAACACATAAGGGGAAATGGCACATGCCATAATTTCAAGACATTTTTCTTTTGACAAAATAATTTCAAGACATTCACACACATGTTCGTACAAGCACTTCAAAACAGTAGAATATTTACTAGCTGTGTTTGCCAAACTGCAACTATGTGATAGTGAACAACATAAGAGGTGCTCCTGCTCAGGGCCTAAACAACTTACTACTCACCAGTTCTCAGGTTATACACAACCCAGTGGCCCATAATGCACCAACCAGTCAGATAACAGCAGCAGTTCAGCACTGATACAGTGCTCCAGCTAGCAAACCAAACAAGGAAATCAATTACCACACCAACAGAAGCATACCATCAGTCCTGTGACCTCCATCGTGTTTCCTAACACACGCAAATACAACGGCATACATGTTGTGATGATAGACCAGTAAAAGGGGAAATTGCATGTTAGCCACGCCATAGCGATATAGGTGGTTCTGCTCGTGCGCAGCATCTGTAAAGAAAGAAGAGTGGACTACTAGATCGCAGATTTTCCTTGTGAGCTCCAACCGGCGTAAGCACAGTAACACCAATGTGTGTGGGGGGGCAAGGCGCAGTTGTC from Triticum aestivum cultivar Chinese Spring chromosome 4A, IWGSC CS RefSeq v2.1, whole genome shotgun sequence harbors:
- the LOC123087525 gene encoding uncharacterized protein, with product MATARLRSASASSLRGILLRHCSAPPRAVSDFQVPGSATWRHFSTCRPNPLAKGNSFGSMASLYSQTRWASQATAVKETDPSGGKISIGPKSKQIKEEDKDDGLVYQGPISSTIKKVKLLSLSTCCLSVSLGPVITFMTSPDMNVILKGGVASTVIFLSATTTAALHWFVSPYIHKLRWRQGSDSFEAEIMSWLATPLKKTIKFADIRPAETNRPFVTFRADGNFYFVDADHFPNKALLERLTPKLPNESAFKNL